From the Falsibacillus pallidus genome, one window contains:
- a CDS encoding pro-sigmaK processing inhibitor BofA family protein codes for MSPIIIIAVLCGLILFLLASGSAAKPFKFLGTACIKIMIGALFLFFLNAFGSRIGLHVPINLATSSVSGFLGIPGMLGLAALQLWILPH; via the coding sequence TTGAGTCCAATTATCATTATTGCGGTATTATGCGGATTGATCCTGTTTTTGCTTGCTTCAGGGTCTGCGGCAAAACCTTTTAAATTTCTTGGAACAGCCTGCATTAAAATCATGATCGGCGCCTTATTCTTATTTTTCCTCAATGCTTTTGGAAGCAGGATCGGCCTTCATGTCCCAATCAATCTGGCCACCTCGTCTGTATCAGGGTTCTTAGGAATCCCTGGCATGCTGGGGCTGGCCGCACTGCAGCTCTGGATCCTTCCACATTAA
- a CDS encoding YaaL family protein — protein MLFRKKGKLRKEYNQKLIDSMEKAKQDWFQHRSLVNLSADYNEELICQTKLAEAKYFFLFKEVKHRNIVMK, from the coding sequence ATCTTGTTTCGAAAAAAGGGGAAACTGCGGAAAGAATATAATCAAAAGCTGATTGACAGCATGGAGAAAGCGAAGCAGGATTGGTTCCAGCATCGCTCCCTGGTCAACTTAAGTGCAGATTATAATGAAGAGCTCATCTGCCAGACAAAATTGGCAGAAGCCAAGTATTTCTTTCTATTTAAAGAAGTAAAACATCGTAATATTGTCATGAAGTAA
- the recR gene encoding recombination mediator RecR — translation MHYPEPISKLIDSFMKLPGIGPKTAARLAFFVLGMKEDTVLDFAKALVDAKRNLGYCSVCGHITDQDPCYICEDQRRDRTVICVVQEPKDVIAMEKMKEFGGLYHVLHGSISPMDGIGPEDINIPDLLKRLQDETVEEVILATNPNIEGEATAMYISRLLKPSGIKVTRIAHGLPVGGDLEYADEVTLSKALEGRREV, via the coding sequence ATGCATTATCCTGAACCAATATCCAAGCTGATCGACAGCTTCATGAAATTGCCAGGAATCGGGCCGAAAACAGCAGCCCGACTGGCATTTTTTGTATTAGGCATGAAAGAAGATACTGTCCTTGATTTCGCTAAAGCTCTTGTAGATGCCAAAAGGAACCTGGGCTACTGCTCCGTTTGCGGCCATATAACAGATCAAGATCCGTGCTACATCTGCGAGGACCAGAGAAGGGACCGCACTGTCATCTGTGTGGTGCAGGAACCAAAGGATGTCATCGCGATGGAGAAAATGAAGGAGTTCGGCGGTCTGTACCACGTTCTTCACGGATCTATCTCTCCAATGGACGGCATCGGGCCGGAAGACATCAATATCCCGGATCTGCTGAAGCGTCTGCAGGATGAAACCGTAGAAGAAGTCATCTTAGCAACCAACCCGAACATAGAAGGGGAAGCGACGGCTATGTACATATCCCGGCTGCTGAAGCCGTCAGGGATCAAAGTCACGCGCATCGCCCACGGACTACCGGTCGGCGGAGATCTGGAATACGCCGACGAAGTAACTTTATCCAAAGCATTAGAAGGTAGAAGAGAAGTTTAA
- a CDS encoding YbaB/EbfC family nucleoid-associated protein produces MRGMGNMQNMMKQMQKMQKKMAEAQEELNAKKITGTAGGGMVTVVISGQKEILEVNIKEEVVDPDDIEMLQDLVLAATNDAIKQVEELTNQTMGQFTKGLNLPGM; encoded by the coding sequence ATGCGTGGAATGGGAAATATGCAAAACATGATGAAACAGATGCAAAAAATGCAAAAGAAAATGGCAGAGGCTCAAGAAGAGCTTAACGCGAAGAAAATTACAGGGACTGCCGGCGGCGGCATGGTTACCGTAGTCATCTCTGGACAAAAAGAAATCCTGGAAGTGAATATTAAAGAAGAAGTAGTAGATCCAGACGATATCGAAATGCTGCAAGATTTGGTTCTAGCGGCTACAAATGATGCAATCAAACAAGTGGAAGAACTGACAAACCAAACGATGGGACAGTTTACTAAAGGATTGAACCTTCCAGGAATGTAG
- the dnaX gene encoding DNA polymerase III subunit gamma/tau: MSYQALYRVFRPQFFHDVIGQGHVTKTLQNALLQQKISHAYLFSGPRGTGKTSAAKILAKAVNCEKGPTAEPCNECDSCKGITDGSISDVIEIDAASNNGVEEIRDIRDKVKFAPSSVPYKVYIIDEVHMLSIGAFNALLKTLEEPPKHVIFILATTEPHKIPLTIISRCQRFDFKRITIQDIVGWMKHIADEASVEADEKALHIIARAAEGGMRDALSLFDQTISFSQGSVTLDDALTVTGSVAQSHLNKLAKAVHEKDTATAIMSLEELIYHGKDPSRFTEDFILYFRDMLLYKTAPNLEESLQRVLLDDEFKSLAEEIPAHQIYEYIDTLNKTQQEMKFTNNARIYLEVSLVKLCQTSAPAASASSDSGDYQALVGKITELENELRQLKAQGPVHTQPDAGSVPAKKQARSTKGFRVQAGKIQKVLKEATREDLSSIKSRWGDMLDMLNQRQMRSQAALLNDAEPAAASSDAFVLKFKYEIHCQMAMDNHIFLQTITAILQEFTGNTYQPIGVPEEQWMKIREDFIQNGQGEEGSEDGAAPEEDPFIAEARKLVGADLLEVKD, from the coding sequence ATGAGTTATCAAGCTTTATATCGCGTCTTCAGACCGCAGTTTTTCCATGACGTCATTGGCCAGGGCCATGTGACGAAAACCCTTCAAAATGCCCTCCTGCAGCAAAAGATATCTCATGCTTATCTTTTTTCAGGTCCGAGGGGGACAGGGAAAACGAGTGCGGCAAAGATTCTCGCCAAAGCGGTGAACTGTGAGAAAGGGCCGACAGCAGAGCCTTGCAATGAGTGCGACTCATGCAAAGGCATTACGGACGGTTCGATTTCCGATGTCATCGAAATCGATGCAGCATCAAACAATGGCGTAGAAGAAATCCGCGATATACGCGACAAGGTAAAATTTGCACCGAGTTCCGTTCCATATAAGGTCTATATCATCGATGAGGTTCATATGCTTTCCATCGGGGCGTTCAACGCATTGCTGAAGACACTCGAAGAACCTCCGAAGCATGTCATTTTCATCCTGGCTACAACGGAGCCGCACAAGATTCCGCTGACGATCATTTCACGGTGCCAGCGCTTTGACTTCAAGCGGATCACGATTCAGGATATTGTCGGATGGATGAAGCATATTGCAGATGAAGCCTCTGTAGAAGCGGACGAAAAGGCCCTGCACATCATCGCCCGTGCAGCTGAAGGCGGGATGAGGGATGCACTCAGCCTCTTCGACCAGACCATTTCCTTCAGCCAAGGAAGTGTCACCCTTGATGATGCATTGACAGTGACAGGCTCCGTTGCGCAGTCCCACCTCAATAAATTGGCGAAAGCCGTGCATGAAAAGGACACAGCCACAGCCATCATGTCACTTGAAGAACTCATCTACCACGGAAAAGACCCTTCAAGATTTACGGAAGATTTCATCCTATATTTCAGGGATATGCTGCTTTATAAAACAGCCCCTAATTTGGAAGAGTCGCTCCAAAGGGTCCTGCTGGATGACGAATTTAAGTCACTTGCTGAAGAGATCCCGGCACATCAGATATATGAATATATCGATACCCTGAATAAAACCCAGCAGGAAATGAAATTCACCAACAACGCCAGGATCTATCTGGAGGTATCCCTTGTCAAGCTATGCCAAACATCTGCTCCTGCAGCTTCGGCAAGCTCGGACAGCGGCGATTACCAGGCACTCGTTGGAAAGATCACTGAGCTTGAAAATGAATTAAGGCAGCTGAAAGCACAAGGTCCAGTCCATACGCAGCCTGATGCGGGAAGCGTGCCTGCCAAAAAACAAGCACGCAGTACGAAAGGCTTCAGGGTACAGGCGGGAAAAATCCAAAAGGTCCTCAAAGAAGCAACCAGGGAAGATCTCAGTTCGATCAAGAGCCGCTGGGGAGATATGCTTGATATGCTAAACCAGCGTCAAATGCGGTCGCAGGCTGCCCTCTTAAACGATGCAGAACCTGCTGCGGCATCATCAGATGCATTCGTCCTTAAATTTAAATATGAAATCCATTGTCAAATGGCCATGGATAACCATATATTTTTACAAACGATCACTGCCATCCTTCAAGAGTTTACAGGGAACACCTATCAGCCGATTGGCGTCCCAGAAGAGCAGTGGATGAAAATAAGGGAAGACTTCATCCAGAATGGACAAGGAGAAGAAGGTTCTGAGGATGGGGCAGCCCCGGAAGAAGATCCGTTCATTGCTGAAGCAAGGAAATTGGTAGGAGCGGATTTACTGGAAGTAAAAGATTAA
- the tadA gene encoding tRNA adenosine(34) deaminase TadA, translating into MDFNDEYYMKKAIEEAEKAKALNEVPIGAVIVKDGEIISSAYNLRETTQNAVTHAELIAIEKACEKLGTWRLEGAELYVTLEPCPMCSGALILSRVERVVYGAPDPKAGCAGTLMNLLTDERFNHQCQVVSGVLEEECGGMLTDFFKELRKRKKEEKRLAKLGLAPDEGIDIP; encoded by the coding sequence ATGGATTTTAATGATGAATATTATATGAAGAAAGCCATAGAAGAAGCAGAGAAAGCGAAAGCCCTGAATGAAGTCCCGATCGGTGCGGTCATTGTCAAAGATGGGGAAATCATCTCTTCTGCCTACAATTTAAGGGAAACCACCCAAAACGCTGTTACGCACGCCGAACTGATCGCCATTGAAAAGGCATGCGAGAAGCTTGGGACATGGAGGCTTGAAGGGGCAGAGCTGTATGTGACCCTTGAACCATGTCCGATGTGCAGCGGCGCCCTCATCCTTTCCAGAGTGGAACGTGTGGTCTACGGTGCGCCCGATCCTAAAGCCGGATGTGCAGGGACGCTGATGAACTTGTTGACGGATGAGAGATTCAATCATCAATGCCAAGTTGTAAGCGGGGTCCTGGAGGAAGAGTGCGGCGGCATGCTCACGGATTTCTTTAAAGAGCTGAGGAAAAGAAAAAAAGAAGAGAAGCGTTTGGCAAAATTGGGATTGGCTCCGGATGAAGGAATTGACATCCCATAA
- a CDS encoding isochorismatase family cysteine hydrolase: MSEKLKDSNPKYALLIIDIINPFDFEHGAVLAGHTARIVQPLSRLKQQCKEKNIPVIYINDHYNLWQANLETIYQKCLNDQNEMILSHLKPGPDDYFLIKPKHSAFYGTALNTLLYHLGVKSLILTGIAGNICVLFSANDAYMREYTLFIPSDCLASVAEEDNRYALRMMENVLQANVQESKIILEQYL; the protein is encoded by the coding sequence GTGAGCGAAAAATTGAAGGATTCCAATCCGAAATACGCGCTGCTGATCATCGATATCATCAATCCATTTGATTTTGAACACGGGGCAGTCCTCGCCGGCCATACAGCCAGGATCGTACAGCCCCTTTCCCGGTTGAAGCAGCAATGCAAGGAAAAGAATATACCGGTTATCTATATTAATGACCATTATAATCTATGGCAGGCGAATTTAGAAACCATCTATCAAAAATGCCTGAATGATCAAAACGAAATGATTTTATCCCATTTAAAGCCGGGGCCGGATGACTACTTTCTCATTAAGCCCAAGCACTCTGCCTTTTACGGTACTGCCCTTAATACCCTGCTGTACCATCTCGGCGTCAAATCCTTGATTTTGACTGGAATTGCCGGCAACATCTGCGTGCTCTTCAGCGCGAACGATGCCTATATGCGCGAATATACGCTCTTTATCCCATCCGACTGCCTGGCATCAGTTGCTGAGGAGGACAATCGGTATGCACTGAGAATGATGGAAAACGTGCTGC